A window of Actinomadura viridis genomic DNA:
CACCGCGCGGGTGCCCGACGCTCCGGCCCAGTCCCAGACCTGTTCGAGCAGGACGGCGCGGGTGAGCACGGCGCCGCTGTTGCGGGCCAGGCAGGCGAGCAGCTCGAACTCGGTCGGGGTGAGATGCACCTCGCGGCCGTCCCGCCGTACCCGCCGCGCCCTCGGGTCGATCTCCAGCGGTCCCGCGCGCAGCGGCCCGGCCGCTCCGGCCGCCGCCCCGGCCGCGGGCCCGCCCGCCGGCCGCTCGGCCCGGCGCAGCACCGCGCGGATCCTGGCGGCCAGCTCGCGCATGCTGAACGGCTTGGTGATGTAGTCGTCGGCGCCCACGCCCAGGCCCACCAGCAGGTCGGTCTCGTCGTCCCTGGCGGTGAGCATCAGCACCGGGACGGGCCGTTCCGCCTGCACCCGCCGGCACACCTCCAGCCCGTCGAAACCGGGCAGCATGAGGTCCAGGACGATCAGGTCG
This region includes:
- a CDS encoding response regulator transcription factor, yielding MTGNERRILVVEDEPTLARAVADRLAAEGFAAEIAADGPSAVERARTWTPDLIVLDLMLPGFDGLEVCRRVQAERPVPVLMLTARDDETDLLVGLGVGADDYITKPFSMRELAARIRAVLRRAERPAGGPAAGAAAGAAGPLRAGPLEIDPRARRVRRDGREVHLTPTEFELLACLARNSGAVLTRAVLLEQVWDWAGASGTRAVDSHVKALRRKLGADLIRTVHGVGYCLEIPA